From a region of the Constantimarinum furrinae genome:
- a CDS encoding LytTR family DNA-binding domain-containing protein: MVSPFFEIKLKKEKLLVLFAATILITAVGKDLLLAEIKDYSFYLSESILFETFWLLFIPILIWLKPFVTSFAKQNKIIIITLLSISHIVLFSIWVFSISLLFFAHTFKFLWLISDTALDHGVSCLLIYGMAILIFQKRKPIPVETKHKLPSEKIMVTHRNRKFLVDIGSILYIRSETPYIALVTSKNTYLYNSSLKAFMLEKASDQFIRIHKSTIVNIGFVTSYRSRHNGDYDVVLNNGTVLRLSRNYSKQFKSVFS; encoded by the coding sequence ATGGTATCCCCATTTTTCGAAATCAAGCTTAAAAAAGAAAAGCTGCTAGTACTTTTCGCAGCAACCATTTTAATTACAGCAGTGGGAAAGGACCTCCTGCTTGCTGAGATAAAGGACTATAGTTTTTACCTTTCTGAATCCATCCTTTTTGAAACATTCTGGCTTCTGTTTATTCCCATACTTATTTGGCTGAAACCCTTTGTGACTAGTTTTGCAAAACAGAATAAGATTATAATCATTACCCTTTTAAGTATTTCTCATATTGTGCTTTTCTCCATATGGGTCTTCAGTATATCCCTGCTCTTTTTTGCTCACACCTTCAAATTTTTATGGTTGATTTCAGATACTGCACTGGATCATGGTGTTTCCTGTTTACTGATCTATGGTATGGCTATTTTAATTTTTCAGAAAAGAAAACCCATTCCTGTTGAAACAAAACATAAACTGCCTTCAGAAAAAATAATGGTAACCCACCGAAACAGAAAATTTCTAGTTGACATCGGGTCCATCCTGTACATACGGTCTGAAACGCCCTACATCGCTCTGGTCACCAGTAAGAATACCTATCTATACAACAGCTCATTAAAGGCGTTTATGCTGGAAAAAGCATCAGACCAATTTATCCGAATTCACAAAAGCACCATAGTCAACATTGGATTCGTAACGTCTTACCGGTCTCGACATAACGGAGATTACGACGTTGTCCTTAATAACGGAACAGTGCTTCGGCTAAGCCGTAATTACAGCAAGCAGTTTAAATCCGTTTTCAGCTAA
- a CDS encoding S66 peptidase family protein has translation MITPPLLNEGDTVAIVSTARKITKTEIAPLLDLLKSWGLNVVLGKSIDASDHQYAGDDALRASDLQQQLDDPNIKAIWCARGGYGTVRLIDALDFSVFKSAPKWIIGYSDVTVLHAHIHNFGIESLHANMAIDILTKSSDTRETVKEALFEGKYTIQYTSTLPQNRTGMANGQLVGGNLSLLSALLGSPSAISTKGKILFIEDLDEMLYHIDRMMINLKRNGLLKDIAGLIVGGMNDMRDNSIPFGKTPVQIIAEAVAQYHFPVCFGFPAGHIDDNRALIMGRKCSLEVGSNLVTLRF, from the coding sequence ATGATCACACCCCCATTACTCAATGAAGGCGATACAGTTGCCATTGTCTCTACTGCCAGAAAGATCACCAAAACCGAAATAGCACCCTTACTTGATCTATTAAAAAGCTGGGGACTTAACGTTGTGCTAGGGAAGAGCATAGATGCCTCAGACCATCAATACGCGGGAGATGATGCATTGCGAGCTTCCGATCTTCAGCAGCAACTCGATGATCCAAATATTAAAGCCATCTGGTGCGCGAGAGGAGGATATGGAACGGTTCGATTGATTGATGCATTAGATTTTTCAGTATTTAAGTCGGCACCAAAATGGATCATAGGATATAGCGATGTGACCGTATTACATGCTCACATTCACAACTTCGGAATAGAAAGCTTACACGCCAATATGGCCATCGATATCCTTACAAAATCTTCAGATACACGAGAAACTGTAAAAGAGGCCTTGTTTGAAGGGAAGTATACTATTCAATATACATCGACGCTGCCTCAAAACCGAACCGGAATGGCCAATGGACAACTGGTAGGCGGAAATTTATCGCTGCTTTCCGCTCTGTTGGGAAGCCCTTCAGCAATCTCTACGAAAGGAAAGATTCTTTTTATTGAAGATTTGGATGAGATGTTGTATCATATAGATCGAATGATGATCAATTTAAAACGAAATGGTTTGCTGAAAGACATCGCAGGCCTTATTGTTGGCGGGATGAATGATATGCGGGATAATAGTATTCCATTTGGGAAAACCCCTGTACAGATCATTGCTGAGGCAGTAGCTCAATACCATTTTCCGGTCTGTTTCGGTTTTCCTGCCGGCCATATAGACGATAACCGGGCATTGATCATGGGTCGCAAATGTTCTCTGGAAGTTGGGTCAAATTTGGTAACTTTACGATTCTAA
- the mfd gene encoding transcription-repair coupling factor, whose protein sequence is MSKAVVSSLFAQSSQTRKLRDIIARSSPKTIVSGLAGSSLSLVIAEVFKTSEVPFLIVLNDKEEAAYHLNDLENLLGDQNVLFYPGSYRRPYQIEETDNANVLLRSEVLNRINSRKKPAIIVTYPEALFEKVVTRKELEKNTLKLKVGEEVSIDFVNEVLFAYNFKRTDFVTEPGEFSVRGGILDVFSFSNDEPYRIEFFGDEVDSIRTFDVETQLSDVQLKKISIIPNVENKLLDETRESFLMYIASKTVVCLKNEELLSSSIDKLFKKATEAYTDLVSEIKRTEPNELFCTSSLLERQLEDFTKLVFKNKSEDAAVKFHTRPQPSFNKQFNLLIENLNSNAGSGYKNYIFCSSEQQAKRFHDIFDDAEQQVSQYETIVFPLFQGFIDDDARNVCYTDHEIFERYHKFQLKNGYAKKQAITLKELTNLEVGDYVTHIDHGIGKFGGLQKIDVEGKQQEAIKLVYGERDILYLSIHSLHKITKYNGKDGKEPKIYKLGSAAWKKLKQKTKTRVKQIAFNLIELYAKRRLQKGFAYDPDSYLQHELESSFIYEDTPDQVTATEDVKRDMENERPMDRLVCGDVGFGKTEVAIRAAFKAVDNGKQVAVLVPTTILAFQHYKTFSERLAEMPVKVDYLNRFRSAKQRRSVLEGLENGTLDIVIGTHQLVNKTVKFKDLGLLIIDEEQKFGVAVKDKLKTIKENVDTLTLTATPIPRTLQFSLMAARDLSVINTPPPNRYPIETHVVRFGEENIRDAIRYEISRGGQVFFVHNRIENIKEVAGLIQRLVPDAKIGIGHGQMEGKKLEQLMLAFMNNEFDVLVSTTIIESGLDVPNANTIFINNANNFGLSDLHQMRGRVGRSNKKAFCYFITPPYSAMTEDARKRITALEQFSELGSGLNIAMKDLEIRGAGDLLGGEQSGFINEIGFETYQKILSEAIDELKEKEFKDLYTGSEHEKTAFVKETTIDTDFELLFPDDYINNITERLNLYTKLNAVENEEQLLKFENELLDRFGELPKQAEDLLNSVRIKWIAIAMGLEKVIMKKGKLIGYFVSDQQSAFYQSNSFTEVLQYVQSHPQQVTMKEKQTRNGLRLLLSFDRITSVDKALKVLQPFHQTLVS, encoded by the coding sequence ATGAGCAAAGCAGTAGTATCTTCGCTTTTTGCACAGTCTTCGCAAACCCGAAAACTGAGGGATATTATTGCCCGATCTTCACCCAAGACGATTGTTTCAGGCTTGGCGGGCTCGTCCTTATCGCTTGTTATTGCTGAAGTTTTTAAGACTTCGGAAGTTCCGTTTCTCATAGTGCTGAACGACAAAGAAGAAGCTGCCTATCACCTCAATGACCTCGAAAACCTGTTGGGTGATCAAAATGTATTGTTCTATCCGGGGAGTTACCGCAGACCTTATCAGATTGAAGAGACCGATAACGCGAATGTATTGTTGCGTTCTGAAGTATTAAACCGTATTAATTCGCGCAAAAAACCGGCCATCATCGTAACCTACCCGGAGGCATTGTTCGAAAAGGTAGTGACTCGAAAAGAACTGGAAAAGAATACCTTAAAACTGAAGGTTGGTGAAGAGGTTTCCATCGATTTTGTAAATGAAGTCCTTTTCGCATACAATTTTAAGCGCACCGATTTTGTGACAGAACCCGGCGAATTCTCGGTCCGAGGTGGAATTTTGGATGTATTTTCCTTCAGTAATGACGAACCCTACCGGATCGAATTTTTTGGAGATGAAGTTGACAGCATCCGTACTTTCGATGTGGAAACTCAATTGTCAGACGTTCAGCTTAAGAAAATATCAATCATCCCCAATGTGGAAAACAAATTGCTGGATGAAACCCGTGAAAGTTTCTTAATGTATATCGCCTCCAAAACCGTGGTGTGTTTAAAGAACGAAGAATTGTTGAGCAGTAGTATAGATAAGCTCTTCAAAAAGGCGACCGAAGCCTATACCGATCTCGTTTCAGAAATAAAAAGAACCGAACCCAACGAACTTTTTTGTACCTCCTCGCTTTTAGAACGGCAATTGGAAGATTTTACAAAGCTTGTGTTTAAAAACAAGTCGGAAGATGCGGCAGTGAAATTTCATACGCGTCCACAACCTTCATTCAACAAACAGTTCAATTTGCTTATTGAAAACCTGAACTCCAATGCCGGTTCGGGATATAAAAACTATATTTTCTGTAGCAGCGAACAGCAAGCCAAGCGGTTTCACGATATTTTTGATGATGCCGAACAACAGGTTTCTCAGTATGAGACCATCGTCTTTCCTTTGTTTCAAGGATTTATTGATGATGATGCCAGAAATGTTTGTTATACCGATCATGAGATCTTCGAGCGGTATCATAAATTTCAGCTAAAGAACGGTTATGCCAAAAAACAGGCGATCACTCTAAAAGAACTAACCAATCTGGAAGTGGGTGATTATGTTACTCATATCGACCACGGAATAGGAAAGTTTGGCGGACTCCAAAAAATTGACGTGGAGGGCAAACAACAGGAAGCCATCAAGCTCGTTTACGGCGAAAGAGATATCCTATACCTAAGCATTCATTCCCTCCACAAAATCACCAAATACAACGGCAAGGACGGAAAAGAGCCGAAGATCTACAAACTGGGAAGTGCGGCATGGAAAAAACTGAAACAAAAAACCAAAACCCGCGTAAAACAGATCGCGTTCAATTTAATTGAATTATACGCAAAGCGCAGGCTTCAGAAGGGATTTGCTTACGACCCCGATAGTTATCTGCAACACGAATTGGAATCTTCATTTATCTATGAAGATACCCCAGATCAGGTTACGGCTACTGAAGATGTAAAACGGGATATGGAGAATGAGCGACCTATGGATAGGCTCGTATGCGGAGATGTTGGCTTCGGAAAGACCGAAGTAGCCATTAGAGCAGCCTTTAAAGCGGTCGATAATGGCAAACAGGTCGCTGTATTGGTTCCCACTACCATACTGGCCTTTCAGCATTATAAAACATTTTCTGAACGACTCGCAGAAATGCCCGTAAAAGTAGATTACCTGAATCGTTTTCGAAGTGCCAAACAAAGACGATCTGTGCTGGAAGGACTCGAAAACGGAACGCTGGATATTGTTATTGGAACCCATCAATTGGTCAATAAAACCGTAAAATTTAAGGATCTCGGACTGCTTATAATCGATGAGGAACAAAAATTCGGGGTTGCAGTGAAAGACAAATTAAAAACCATCAAGGAAAATGTCGATACCTTAACACTAACCGCCACTCCTATCCCGCGTACGCTGCAATTCAGTTTAATGGCAGCCCGAGATCTTTCGGTAATTAATACCCCGCCACCAAACAGATACCCCATAGAAACCCATGTGGTAAGGTTTGGAGAAGAAAACATACGGGACGCCATTAGATACGAAATATCCCGTGGCGGACAAGTATTCTTTGTGCATAATAGAATAGAGAACATCAAAGAAGTTGCAGGGCTAATACAGCGATTGGTTCCCGATGCTAAGATCGGGATCGGTCACGGGCAGATGGAAGGAAAGAAACTGGAGCAACTTATGCTGGCGTTTATGAATAATGAATTTGATGTCTTGGTCTCTACAACCATTATAGAAAGCGGATTGGACGTGCCAAACGCCAACACCATTTTTATTAATAATGCCAACAACTTTGGGCTTAGCGACTTGCATCAGATGCGGGGAAGGGTTGGCCGAAGCAACAAAAAGGCGTTCTGTTATTTTATCACTCCACCCTATTCGGCTATGACCGAAGATGCCAGGAAACGAATCACTGCGCTTGAACAATTCAGTGAGTTGGGAAGCGGACTCAACATCGCCATGAAGGATCTTGAGATACGAGGCGCCGGAGATCTGCTGGGAGGAGAGCAAAGCGGTTTCATTAACGAAATAGGTTTCGAAACCTATCAAAAAATTCTTTCCGAAGCCATTGACGAGCTAAAAGAAAAGGAATTTAAAGACCTGTATACAGGTTCCGAACACGAGAAAACGGCCTTTGTAAAGGAAACAACGATCGACACCGATTTTGAATTGCTGTTTCCCGATGATTACATCAATAATATAACGGAAAGACTAAACCTGTATACCAAACTGAACGCTGTAGAGAATGAAGAGCAACTCCTAAAATTTGAAAATGAATTGCTCGATCGTTTTGGCGAACTTCCGAAACAGGCCGAAGATCTGCTAAATAGTGTGAGAATTAAATGGATCGCTATAGCCATGGGGCTCGAGAAAGTGATCATGAAAAAGGGGAAACTTATAGGGTACTTTGTGAGTGACCAGCAAAGTGCATTTTATCAGAGTAATTCGTTTACTGAAGTGTTACAGTATGTGCAGAGCCATCCGCAGCAGGTTACGATGAAGGAAAAGCAAACCCGCAACGGATTGCGATTGTTGCTTTCTTTTGACAGGATCACCTCGGTGGATAAGGCACTGAAAGTTCTACAGCCGTTTCATCAAACCCTGGTTTCTTAA
- a CDS encoding DUF2938 domain-containing protein produces the protein MSEWIEFLWRAIFIGIGATLVMDIYKIIIKKLLGIKSLDFGLVGRWIGHFTKGQFYHNNITKSTPVRGEKIIGWTAHYLIGISFTTLLLFIWGIGWTKNPTIIPALIIGILTVAAPLFIMQPALGFGVAASKTPNPKVSRISSFLTHTIYGLGIYLAALLLKIVLN, from the coding sequence ATGAGCGAATGGATAGAATTTCTTTGGAGAGCAATCTTTATTGGGATTGGTGCGACTTTGGTTATGGATATTTACAAAATAATTATTAAGAAACTTTTGGGTATAAAATCATTGGACTTTGGTTTGGTTGGACGATGGATTGGTCATTTCACAAAAGGACAATTTTATCATAACAACATTACCAAATCAACCCCGGTAAGAGGCGAAAAAATTATAGGTTGGACTGCTCACTATCTAATTGGAATTTCATTTACCACTTTGTTACTCTTTATTTGGGGAATTGGGTGGACTAAAAACCCAACAATTATTCCAGCATTAATTATAGGAATTCTGACTGTCGCAGCACCCCTATTTATTATGCAACCAGCTTTGGGATTTGGAGTAGCAGCATCAAAAACACCGAATCCGAAAGTTTCTAGAATTAGTAGTTTTTTAACGCATACTATTTATGGATTAGGAATTTATTTAGCAGCACTATTATTGAAAATAGTATTAAATTAA
- a CDS encoding helix-turn-helix transcriptional regulator translates to MKNKLKVLRAERDMTQADLADLLSVSRQTINAIEKGKFDPSLPLAFKMSNLFQLSIEAIFEYDDRT, encoded by the coding sequence ATGAAAAATAAATTAAAAGTACTTCGCGCAGAAAGAGATATGACGCAAGCCGATCTTGCTGATTTATTGTCGGTTTCGCGCCAAACTATTAATGCCATTGAGAAGGGCAAGTTTGATCCAAGTTTACCATTAGCGTTTAAAATGTCGAATTTATTTCAATTATCCATTGAAGCAATTTTCGAATACGATGATAGGACATAA
- a CDS encoding tetratricopeptide repeat protein yields the protein MGWVSFFRDLKSRNVLKAALAYVIFSWVTIQVATILFTIFNVSQFWLQFVVIMLIVGLGVWLVLSWHFDIGATGIRLRRLPENPETGSVAKASKANYIILWTFSLLFVIISLVIYAKMRPTDGISKNIEAGYSNAAVEKSVAVLAFLDLSPAKDNEYFSDGISEEILNYLSKNNELRVISRTSSFSFKGKNMDIKTIGEQLNANYILEGSVRRADSNLRITVQLIRASDGVHLWSETYSRKMADVFAIQDEIAKEVTYKLQASLLGEKIEKTDVKAYTAYLQAKSLALRYTKEGAETGLTLIDQSLAIDSAYAPAWLLKSKLHFQDRVYSNNLNALAESQRAAQKAVTLDPEYAEAYAWLGRFNVINSNFPAAYSNFQKALSLNAENSVVLRNVSTYPSIALEDRIEILKKAQRIDPLDPSNYRLLSIYYFFQSNFQEALESLDTYLVYQPFGNGDHGLRGEILAWLGCKDEAIIEIEQEEDAFSKTYSSIMVSLVLNLENAALEIEGQKEIFEDDQPYLLAQMYAVAGNKERAFHYLEKALNVSDYDMYFQMQSDPYMSNIKDEERFKGILKRMKIPKTLVLHLNAA from the coding sequence ATGGGGTGGGTTTCTTTTTTCAGAGACTTAAAAAGCCGCAATGTCCTTAAAGCTGCCTTGGCATATGTGATCTTTAGCTGGGTCACTATTCAGGTAGCCACTATCCTTTTTACCATTTTTAACGTATCGCAATTTTGGCTGCAATTTGTAGTCATCATGTTAATTGTTGGTCTTGGCGTTTGGTTAGTGCTCTCCTGGCATTTCGACATTGGAGCAACAGGAATTCGCTTACGCCGACTCCCGGAAAACCCGGAGACCGGATCGGTGGCAAAAGCTTCGAAGGCAAATTATATCATCTTGTGGACCTTCAGCTTGCTTTTTGTGATCATTTCTCTGGTGATCTACGCCAAAATGCGTCCTACCGACGGTATTTCCAAAAATATAGAAGCAGGGTATTCCAATGCAGCCGTCGAAAAATCGGTAGCCGTACTCGCATTTTTAGATCTGAGTCCGGCAAAAGACAACGAATATTTTTCGGACGGAATAAGTGAAGAAATCCTCAACTACTTATCTAAAAACAATGAGCTTCGGGTGATAAGTCGAACTTCTTCCTTTTCGTTTAAAGGAAAAAATATGGACATTAAAACTATAGGAGAGCAATTGAATGCAAATTACATCTTGGAAGGCAGTGTGAGAAGAGCCGACAGCAATCTTAGGATCACGGTTCAACTTATTCGCGCCAGCGATGGTGTTCATCTTTGGTCGGAAACCTATAGCCGAAAAATGGCCGATGTGTTCGCAATACAGGATGAAATAGCCAAAGAGGTGACCTATAAACTTCAGGCCAGTCTGTTAGGTGAGAAAATTGAAAAGACCGATGTGAAGGCATATACTGCCTATCTTCAGGCCAAAAGCTTAGCCCTTCGGTATACCAAAGAAGGCGCAGAGACCGGATTGACCTTGATCGATCAATCTCTGGCTATAGATTCTGCCTATGCGCCTGCCTGGTTGCTTAAAAGCAAGCTTCATTTTCAGGATAGGGTTTATTCCAACAACTTAAATGCGCTGGCAGAATCCCAAAGAGCAGCCCAAAAAGCAGTCACGCTGGATCCCGAATATGCCGAAGCCTACGCATGGCTTGGTCGTTTTAATGTGATCAATTCAAACTTTCCCGCTGCTTATTCAAATTTTCAAAAGGCGTTATCACTAAATGCTGAAAACAGTGTTGTTCTAAGAAATGTATCGACCTACCCCTCCATTGCTTTAGAAGACCGAATAGAAATCCTTAAAAAAGCTCAAAGAATTGATCCGTTGGATCCCAGTAATTATCGTTTGCTCTCAATCTACTATTTCTTTCAAAGTAACTTTCAGGAAGCCTTAGAATCACTGGACACCTATTTGGTCTATCAACCCTTCGGAAACGGAGATCACGGATTACGCGGCGAAATCCTTGCATGGCTTGGATGTAAGGACGAAGCCATAATAGAAATCGAACAAGAAGAAGACGCGTTTTCTAAAACATACAGCAGCATAATGGTTTCACTTGTACTCAACTTAGAAAATGCGGCCTTAGAGATAGAAGGGCAAAAAGAGATTTTTGAGGATGACCAACCCTATCTCTTGGCTCAAATGTATGCGGTCGCCGGCAACAAGGAAAGAGCCTTCCATTATTTGGAAAAGGCGCTGAATGTTAGCGATTATGATATGTATTTTCAAATGCAAAGTGATCCGTATATGTCCAATATCAAGGATGAAGAGCGATTTAAGGGCATCCTCAAAAGGATGAAGATCCCAAAAACCCTGGTGCTTCACCTCAACGCAGCCTAA
- the metG gene encoding methionine--tRNA ligase, producing the protein MSSPKRYTITAALPYTNGPVHIGHLAGVYVPADIYARFQRLMNKDVAFVCGSDEHGVPITLKAKKEGVTPQEVVDKYHAIIKKSFEDFGISFDNYSRTSAKIHHETASDFFKKLYDDEKFIEEVTEQLYDEEAGQFLADRFILGTCPKCGFEESYGDQCENCGTSHNATDLINPKSVISGNKPVLKETKHWFLPLDRYENWLKEWIVKGHKKDWKTNVYGQCKSWIDDGLRPRAVTRDLDWGIPVPVEGAEGKVLYVWFDAPIGYISATKEWAAREGKDWEPYWKNEDTKLLHFIGKDNIVFHCIIFPSMLKAEGSYTLPNNVPANEFLNLEGNKISTSKNWAVWLHEYLEDFPNQQDVLRYVLTANAPETKDNDFTWSDFQARNNNELVAIFGNFINRVVVLTDKYYDGAVPEPSEFTETDSQALNELRAYPAVISSSIERYRFREAQMELMNVARLGNKYLADEEPWKTIKTDADRTQTIMYVALQIAAALAVLSEPFLPFTSEKLNNILDLKKGDPNKRLRWSDIETKEALLMPGHHIGKGELLFSKMEDEQIAAQIEKLQQSKKDNEAMNATVTPQKDTITFDDFTKLDMRVGTIIEAEKMPKAKKLLVLKVDTGIDVRTIVSGIAESFTAEEVIGKKVTVLVNLAPRALRGVDSEGMILMTEMPDGKLVFVNPDDAGVNNGATIN; encoded by the coding sequence ATGAGTTCACCAAAGAGATATACTATTACCGCCGCCTTACCATATACCAATGGGCCGGTGCATATTGGTCATTTGGCAGGGGTCTATGTACCCGCCGATATCTACGCGCGCTTCCAGCGTTTAATGAATAAGGATGTAGCATTTGTTTGCGGAAGCGACGAACACGGCGTTCCAATTACCTTAAAAGCTAAAAAAGAAGGTGTGACTCCTCAGGAGGTAGTGGATAAATACCACGCTATTATAAAAAAGTCATTTGAAGATTTCGGAATTTCATTCGATAATTATTCGCGCACCTCGGCAAAGATCCATCATGAAACGGCTTCAGATTTCTTTAAAAAGCTTTATGACGACGAAAAATTTATCGAAGAAGTAACCGAACAATTGTACGACGAAGAAGCCGGACAATTTCTTGCCGATCGTTTCATTTTGGGTACCTGTCCAAAATGCGGATTCGAAGAAAGTTACGGGGACCAATGTGAAAATTGCGGTACTTCACATAACGCTACCGATCTAATTAATCCAAAAAGTGTGATCTCCGGAAACAAGCCGGTTCTAAAAGAGACCAAACACTGGTTCCTTCCGTTAGATCGATACGAAAACTGGTTAAAAGAGTGGATCGTAAAAGGGCACAAAAAAGACTGGAAGACCAATGTCTACGGACAATGTAAATCTTGGATCGATGACGGCCTCCGTCCAAGAGCCGTAACGCGTGATCTGGATTGGGGGATTCCCGTTCCGGTGGAAGGAGCAGAAGGAAAAGTACTCTATGTGTGGTTCGATGCACCTATAGGTTATATTTCTGCTACCAAGGAATGGGCAGCCCGGGAAGGCAAGGATTGGGAACCTTACTGGAAAAATGAAGATACTAAGCTGCTGCATTTTATTGGAAAGGACAATATCGTTTTTCATTGCATCATCTTTCCAAGCATGCTGAAGGCTGAAGGAAGCTATACCCTCCCCAACAATGTGCCTGCCAACGAATTTTTAAATCTGGAGGGCAATAAGATCTCGACCAGCAAGAACTGGGCGGTATGGTTACACGAATATTTAGAAGATTTTCCCAACCAGCAGGATGTATTGCGTTATGTACTTACCGCCAATGCTCCTGAAACCAAGGACAACGATTTTACCTGGAGCGATTTTCAGGCGCGAAACAATAATGAGTTGGTGGCGATCTTCGGAAATTTCATCAACCGGGTGGTTGTGCTAACGGATAAATACTACGACGGAGCCGTCCCCGAACCTTCAGAATTTACTGAAACCGACAGCCAGGCTCTGAACGAGTTACGAGCCTATCCTGCGGTGATCTCCAGTTCGATAGAGCGTTATCGTTTCCGCGAAGCGCAAATGGAACTTATGAATGTCGCGCGATTGGGCAACAAGTACCTGGCCGATGAAGAACCGTGGAAGACCATAAAGACCGATGCCGATCGCACCCAAACGATTATGTATGTGGCCTTGCAGATCGCGGCAGCCTTGGCCGTTTTAAGCGAGCCCTTTTTGCCGTTTACTTCAGAAAAACTAAATAACATCCTTGATCTAAAGAAGGGAGATCCTAATAAACGATTACGTTGGTCGGACATTGAAACCAAAGAAGCTTTACTTATGCCCGGTCATCACATCGGCAAAGGAGAATTGTTATTCAGTAAAATGGAAGACGAGCAAATAGCGGCACAAATAGAGAAATTACAACAAAGTAAAAAAGATAACGAAGCGATGAATGCAACGGTAACACCACAAAAAGACACCATCACCTTCGATGATTTTACCAAGCTCGATATGCGGGTGGGAACCATTATTGAGGCCGAAAAAATGCCTAAGGCGAAAAAACTACTCGTGCTGAAAGTTGATACCGGAATTGATGTGCGAACTATAGTTTCGGGTATAGCCGAAAGTTTTACGGCCGAGGAAGTTATTGGGAAAAAGGTAACTGTACTTGTCAACCTTGCTCCCAGAGCGTTACGAGGCGTGGACAGTGAGGGCATGATCCTAATGACCGAAATGCCGGACGGTAAACTTGTTTTTGTAAATCCCGATGATGCCGGGGTAAACAACGGAGCCACCATAAATTAA
- a CDS encoding DUF1428 domain-containing protein, translated as MTNYIDGFVVPIPRIYLEEYKKAAEKIAEIWKEYGALAYFEFVGDDLFLEGTTSFTDAIEAQEDEDIVFGWVLFPSKEIRDLANKKVPEDPRMAALVAPLINSDKLIFDAGRMVYGGFTSLVAAKE; from the coding sequence ATGACAAACTACATAGATGGCTTCGTTGTTCCCATCCCTCGAATTTATTTGGAGGAATACAAAAAAGCTGCCGAAAAAATAGCTGAAATATGGAAAGAATATGGGGCACTTGCGTATTTTGAATTCGTTGGTGATGATCTTTTCTTGGAAGGCACAACGTCATTTACCGATGCCATAGAAGCACAAGAGGACGAAGACATTGTATTTGGCTGGGTTCTTTTTCCGTCAAAGGAAATTCGCGACTTAGCCAACAAAAAAGTCCCGGAAGATCCACGAATGGCAGCGTTGGTTGCGCCTTTGATCAATTCAGACAAATTGATCTTTGATGCCGGTAGAATGGTTTATGGAGGGTTTACATCTCTTGTAGCTGCAAAAGAATAG
- a CDS encoding YraN family protein — MAYHNELGQIGEQLATDYLSRNGYTILERNFIFQKAEIDIIAQKNKLLIAVEVKTRNSDFFGDPQDFVSKGKIKLLVKAANEYVLKNDLDLEVRFDIIAVLKNKHIESLQHFEDAFYHF; from the coding sequence ATGGCCTATCACAACGAACTAGGACAAATTGGTGAGCAACTGGCAACCGATTATCTTTCTCGAAATGGATATACTATTCTAGAACGAAATTTTATTTTTCAGAAGGCTGAAATCGACATTATTGCACAAAAGAATAAACTCCTCATTGCGGTTGAAGTAAAAACCAGAAACAGTGATTTTTTTGGAGACCCACAGGATTTTGTTAGCAAGGGAAAAATAAAACTCCTTGTAAAGGCTGCGAATGAATACGTTCTAAAAAATGATCTCGATCTGGAAGTGCGTTTTGATATTATTGCTGTCTTAAAAAACAAGCATATAGAAAGTCTTCAACATTTTGAAGATGCGTTCTATCATTTTTAA
- a CDS encoding single-stranded DNA-binding protein, whose product MSTLRNKVQLIGNLGNDPEVITLESGKKLAKFSIATNDTYKNKDGERVTDTQWHNIVCFGKTADVVENYVGKGKEVAVEGKINTRSWEDKEGNKRYTTEIVCNELLMLGSK is encoded by the coding sequence ATGAGTACACTAAGAAACAAAGTACAGTTGATCGGTAATTTAGGAAACGACCCGGAAGTCATTACGCTGGAATCCGGTAAGAAATTGGCAAAATTCAGTATTGCGACTAACGATACTTATAAAAATAAAGACGGGGAGCGGGTTACCGATACGCAGTGGCACAATATCGTTTGCTTCGGAAAGACCGCAGACGTGGTTGAAAATTACGTAGGCAAAGGAAAAGAAGTTGCGGTTGAAGGAAAGATCAATACCCGAAGCTGGGAAGACAAGGAAGGAAACAAGCGGTACACCACAGAGATCGTTTGTAACGAGCTTCTGATGTTGGGCAGTAAATAG